The following proteins are co-located in the Bacilli bacterium genome:
- a CDS encoding DUF2905 domain-containing protein: MASIPKFLIVTGAILIIVGLVWPVAGKFLHLGRLPGDIVIEKGNFRFYFPVVTCIVLSVGLSLLMYLIRFFTK, translated from the coding sequence ATGGCTTCGATTCCCAAATTTCTGATTGTTACAGGTGCCATTCTCATCATAGTCGGTCTTGTTTGGCCGGTTGCCGGCAAGTTTCTTCATTTGGGGCGGTTGCCGGGCGATATTGTGATCGAGAAGGGCAATTTTCGCTTCTATTTTCCTGTCGTAACCTGCATCGTGCTTAGCGTTGGCTTGTCCTTGCTCATGTATTTGATTCGGTTTTTTACAAAGTAG